TAGAGATGACATGTTAGTTATTATTCAAACGTAAGCAAATTGTATGTGGCAATACGACTTTTGGATCATAGGTAATTACCACATAAGTAAATATTGGATTATGTAAAATTCAAACAAAGTACTCAATGGGCTTGacgttgataaaaaaaatttgtttttggCAAGATGAGAGTGACTCATCGGTCGGTAACTTTGAaatcaattttgaaaatatatgaATCGATTAAGCTCAATATATAGATAGTAAAAATGAATATTCTATCACAACTGAATAATGGATTCGACTAATACAATAAAACTGAAGCAAAATTTGGTAGCAGACATCACAATTCACGACATTATTAGTCTTAAAAGATGGGTCTTCCAACACTTCCAGATCGAAAGAGGGATTCCACACAATAATTCCAAATCACAAATagcaaaaatacaaaaaatctgaaaatttaaCATGTGTCATATGTTACAACAATCAACAACTACTAAGTAATTTAAAGCAAATGAGGCTAAGCCAATTTACTACAAGCAATGACTAAGATAGATGGATCGCCATCTATTATTATGGTGCGACAACGAGGCTAAACATGATGAGCCTCATACTATTGTTGTGGTATTACCTTGCCGTCTATTAACATTTCACCCGACCTCATTAAAGTGTGCTATGATTCGCAACAATTCAATATATCTAGCGTCAACTTACACTGActaatagcaaaaaaaaaaaaaaatcaaaatacaagCATAAATAAGCACAAAACGATCAGGTAAATAACTATAAAATCATTTTGTTAGATTTTTTAGCTCTTATTGAACATTTTACCTTGTAATATCGAATAGAATTTCCATTGACTCTAACAAACCAAGTTcaacaaactaaaaaatttgttctgttattttcaattttttttgcataATGCAAACCTATGGAAAAGGCATTAGGATGAATGGTGGGGACCATATATCCGCTTAAACCCTAGTAGACTCTCCTGCTCTACTCGAGCGACACGTGTCACATCCACGGCATTCTCTCCCCCATAATTATTTTTCATCcctaaaataaaaggaaaagaaaaacaaaaccttCCACTCTCCCGCAACTAGCAACtcacccctctctctctctctcttcaattCATCTCTCCCCTCAAATCCATTATCACCACCAAATCGATTTCGAAATTCGAAGTTCGTTCACAGAGAGATGGAGCAGAGCGCGGTTTCGTGCAGTTCTCTGATTTCTTCGCCGAATGAAGACGAATTCGCCGTTTGCCAAATCCTGCTCGGTCTCAGGAAGCTGTTGTCGCTATCTGAATCGCTCTCCGATCACAACTGGGGCTGCAGGCGGAAGAGATCCTGCCTTGTCTCGCCTCCGAGCGCTTCATCCTTGCCGGAAAACAGAATTGAAGAGACATGTCTTCCTCTCAAAgcagaggaggaggcggcggcggcggtttcGAGCCCCGAAACACCGCTTTCCTTCCCCCGCAGCGAATGCGATGATAGGCACAAGCATTCGTCGAAGAAAAGGGTACATACTTTCTCCTTAATCTGTTTCCTCTTTGATTTAGTATATTTTGAGTTTTGCTTTGTAAATtactatttgattttgatgatcCCCTGTTTCCTGCAagtattttttctccttcattaaTGGCGAAATTGACGATTTTAACCCTTGGATCTGCAGTTGAGGGAAGGTTACTTGGATATGATAAACAGACTAACTGAGCGGAAGGAGCTGCTGTCAAGGGTAAATTCGTCATAACATATTTTACCAACAGTTGTCATTCTTCTCTCATCATCACCTTATCTCCTTCTCTCTCCCAATCTAAACAAAACAGGAGATTAAAAAGGTGAAGAATTTCCACAACGAGCTCAAGGCCTACAATTCCCAGCTCAAATCATTCAAACAAGCGGTATGATCCCCAAAACAAGCTCTCGAATTAATCCAATTTTTTAAACTTAAATCAGCATTTTGTTTGTAAATCAGGAGATGAGAAGAGATCATGTGCTCCGATTAGGGGGGCGGGATATTGATCTAAACCGTCCCGCGTTCGGCGATGTGGAGGTATGTCAGCCGTTTGATGCGGCCGCGGATAAACGGGCCAGATCTGCTGAAGCGAGGATGAAGAGGATGAAAATCATCAAAAACAAGTCTAGATTTAGGAAAtactaaaatcttttaatttattgttttattttagttCCACATTGACCACTTGGTTCTCCAATAGAATTGGATAGAACTAATTTCTTGCTGTTTGCCAAAAATATTGGTTTAATTGAGATTGTAAAGCGCCAACATTTTTGGACTAGTATGATTTATTCTCTCTTAAACTGATGAATTTATCTGCGGAAAGTTATACTAATTTGGAATGAATGGAAGAGATATTGTTGTACTACTGATTCTCTTGTGTCGTCATATTATATTTCCATTTATAACTAAACAAACTTGATTTACAAGAAAAATATGGGTGACAATTTTGATCTAAAGatttttataatagaatttgagatattaattttatgattaCGAGAATAATTATACCAACAGTTGTAGTTGCTGTTACAGGAAATGAATTTACGATGAATAGTCACAAAAATTAATACAGACCAAATCCAAACTTATACTAGTTCTTTAAAACTCATATATgatgaatgaataaaaatcataaaatcaaaGACAAACATTAATCAAAGGGTGTTCTCTAGTAAATTTTTTGCACGAAGATAGTATATCAATTCTCATAATCTTGAGCACCGCCGTCTTCGTAGTCCTCCTCCTCGTCGGCGACGGCGTCCTGGTATTGTTGGTACTCCGCCACCAGATCATTCATGTTGCTCTCCGCTTCCGTGAACTCCATCTCGTCCATCCCCTCCCCGGTGTACCAATGTAGGAAAGCCTTCCGGCGGAACATCGCCGTGAACTGCTCACTGACGCGGCGGAACATCTCCTGTATCGACGTTGAGTTTCCGACGAACGTTGACGACATCTTCAGCCAGGTAGGCGGTATGTCGCAGACGCTCGATTTGACGTTGTTTGGGATCCACTCGACGAAGTAGGACGAGTTCTTGTTCTGCACGTGCAACATTTGCTCATCGACTTCCTTTGTGCTCATCTTCCCCCGGAACATGGCGGAGGCCGTCAGGTACCGCCCATTCCGGGGGTCGGCCGCACACATCATGTTCTTAGCGTCCCACATCTGCAGAGACAGCTCTGGGACGCTAAGGGAAAAGTAGTTTTGGGATCCACGGGAGGTGAGTGGGGCGAACCCCACCATGAAGAAGTGGAGGCGGGGGAACGGGATTAGATTCACGGCCAGTTTCCGAAGGTCGGAGTTTAGTTGCCCCGGGAACCTTAGGCAGCATGTCACCCCGCTCATCGTCGCCGAGATCAAGTGGTTCAGGTCCCCAACTGCCGGAGGGAAAAAATGAgtagaaaagttagtggtatgaaattaattaattgaatatgaAGTTCATTTACTAAATTGTCAAAATGAAAGTAGATATTTAATAGGTTATGGCCCAAAATGAAGTATTATAAGACATATATTAGGGAACATAGGAAATATTCTCTAAAAGCATGCACATTATTAGGCTAGTGATCAAAATTGTAAGGTTTGGGTAGTAAAAATTTGGTACTCACAACTTGGAGTGGTGAGCTTGAGGGTGCGGAGGCAGATATCGTAAAGGGCCTCATTGTCGAGGACCATGCATTCGTCTGCGTTCTCGACTAATTGGTGGACGGAGAGGGTGGCGTTGTAGGGCTCGACCACCGTGTCAGAGACCTTTGGGGAGGGGAAAACGGAGAAAGTGAGCATCATTCTGTCGGGGAACTCCTCTCTGATCTTTGAGATCAGGAGGGTGCCCATGCCAGACCCCGTGCCCCCACCCAATGAGTGGCACACTTGGAACCCTGATCACATCATTGGTAACAACAATTAATCTTCCCAGTACGAACAAATATTAGGCAATAAAATAGGATTAATTGTCTCTAAAATTACGAAATCAAGCCAAATTCTGAATTTGATACCCAAAATTTTAATGCAAACACAAAGTTTCAAAAAATCGCAATCATCCCATAACAATTTTATTTAGCAAAATACGATATGGAGTTGGTGCATATGTATAAATTTTGGTGATACAAAAGATAGTAATGCAAATGTGTATTGAGTTGACAACACGGCTAACTAAAGgatgtcattttcattttcctaCAAATTTGATCAAATGAGACAATTCCAAGCTTTAAAAATAGAAGCGGTTTTCAACCTTGCATACAATCACAACTCTCAGCCTCCTTCCTAACAACATCGAGCACCGAGTCGATGAGCTCGGCGCCCTCAGTGTAATGCCCCTTGGCCCAGTTATTCCCAGCCCCGGACTGGCCGAATACGAAGTTGTCAGGGCGGAATATCTGGCCATAGGGGGCGGCCCGGATGGAGTCCATGGTGCCGGGCTCGAGATCCATGAGGACTGCCCGAGGGACATACCTCCCCTCGGAAGCCTCGTTGAAGTAGACGTTGATGCGGTCGAGCTTTATATGGGAGGCGCCGTCGCCGCCCTTGTACTTTCCGGTGGTGTCGACGTCGTGCTCATCGCAGATCACCTCCCAAAACTTGGACCCGATCTGGTTGCCGCATTGGCCACCTTGAATGTGAAGGATCTCTCTCATCCTTTCCCGTCAATCTAATTGTGGGATCAAGGTGGGGATGTTTTCATCAAACCAAAATGAGGTGGAGAGGAATGTGAGGGAGGGACTCtcattattctctcttcaatctccacaCATTAATGTAATATATACAAATCATTAAAATCACTTTTAGAGGTAACAAAAATATTAGCTCAATCGACATGTGAATTTGCAATAGCTCCACATACAAACGTTtggttttaatatgttaatttCATTGGACAAAACATCTATTTGCCATTGAATCGATCTAACCCCTCAATTCTATTTGttcacaacttttttttttaacttcaaTAATTTAGGATTACcttaattaagttaatttgtcATAAAGAATAATTTCAATTCAGATATGTCACAAAATTAGTTGTATTGTAATGCATAATTTGTTTTAGTAATTAGGGAGTAGTACGAATTAgtaattactccatccgtcgcCGATGATTAATTGACACCATTTTTTTCGCCCATAATTAGTTGGTAATCTTACTTTTACTAATTTTGGTAATGAACATCGTACTCTACTAACTtattatactcacattttattataaaattaatatataaaagtaggacacatattttattaactttttcaactcatttttttagtatatttcttaaaattcatgacAAGTTAAAAAGTTCAATTAATCGTAGACGGAGGATGTACCAGTACTGCAATCCAAAAATTGGTTGAATCGGTCAACGGTTCACAGCTTAATCGGCCCAATATTTCAATCTACAACTATTCAGCTTTGGATGAAAGCCCAATAGTTTTTGAAGCTAGCTAAACTGATGGGCCTACTGGGCTAAAAGGCCGAGGACAGTTTCACAAATAAGGAAAGAGAAAACCCTAATTCAATAATTCTTCACCTATAAATCTGTTTAGAATTCAGCTGCCTTACCTAACAACAGCTCTATGAATTCCAATCCTACGAATCCGGTTATTCTCCGGTTATTCTCCTCATCTCATATCTTATGgtttatatttttgttcaaATTTAACTCTTATTTTGAAGATTCTTCTACCACttgttaattttaattattttccccCAAATGATGATTATGGATTGAATATCTCACGACGGTCGTCTGAGATGCTCAGTGTCATCGTTGATGTAATCACAATCCTTTGTTTCTGATGGATTTTTAATTCCTTTGATTGTTGTTTTTGAAAACGATTTGTTACTTTTCGATTCAAAATGGCTTGCTTAATGAGGATAAACCTTAAATTATTCCGATAGTATATGAATGGATAATTTACCTCCTACTCATTCTGAGAGCCTTCACTTCAGcctatttttcttatttttttgatCCGAGTATCTAATTATGTTTAATTTCcaaattttaatattgtttttcattattttatcttaGAATATctcctttttaaaaaatatctttgcaaaaagaaaaataaattttgttttgcaattttaatttttgcaattaaattgattttgttAAATGGCACAATGAAGAAACGCATTCGATGAGATCAGCAACTGGTCGTTGAAATTTTATATAGTGCACAAGTCCTTTTCATTCAGAGTGCTGTTTTATAATTCCGcaccttttttttcttaaaatgtTGTCATTTTTTGTGGTATTTTTTTCCTGTTAAATTTTCGAGTTTTTGATAGACTGTCCTTCATAAAACTACTTATAGTTTGGACATTTATATCCTAATTTTACTAACAATTTCGCACTAATAAGCATTTTAAATTATCAGCTGGTAAAGATGATTgactattaaatttttaaaaaatgttttctATTgtacataaataaatagtagtactccatatttgTTGTTTAAACAATTATCTAATGTAAATACGTACAGTACATTggaatattacaaattatacaTATGACCATGATTCTGGTCTGTTAGTAACTGTTTGTGCTTTTATTGGGCTTGGACTTAAAACGAAATGCTTTTGGGCTTAAAAGTGTTTTTCAATGTTTAATTATTAAGAGTCTAAAATTAAAATGTCCATAGATTATACGACAATAAATTCGTAGTACATATCAACAAATCTTTTCTTTCATTTcgtttatttttctaattttgtaaTGTCCGAATTAATTATCTTAATAACTAGTAGTACTAGACTACCAGTATAGAAAAATTATtagttaattaaaattattttatcaattttattaaaattatactgGTGTGGAGTAATTAAAACAAAAGATGACTTGCAAAAAAATGTAGTTCGTTGTGACGTAGTACTTTTCTTGTTAatagatgcatttcttttcggaATGGAGTTTAAGATTAGTATGTTAAATTGATGgcgaaaaaagtaagagaataaagtaaaagttaactattttttgtcaaaaacagaaatgactcaattaatttaaaacttttcaaaatagaaaaatgattttattaacatggaatggaaCGAAGTGAGTACTAATTTGAATTGCTCAAGCAACAATCGAAAATTTTGGCTCGTGATTgaagttttgaattttgagataaAGACTCCATAATTATATATACGACCATAAATGAAACTTACATTGAATTGAATATACCTTGAAAAGGTGCGCAAAAGTAAAAATATGATAATTTTTGTGCGTTCTCAAATTTACTAAGTAAAGATAGTTGTATTAATGCTGTCTGATTCAGATTAGATAACGATTGCCAGTTTTAAAGAGGTAAgaaaattatatactactagtaatcttgtaattaaaaaaaaagtaaacctGCATGTTATTAACCTTTTCTTAAAACCCAATCAAATGGCTATTTTTTTGCCTTATGTGTGTATGaatgtgtgtttgtttaaaaaaggaaagaagatgACAAGACGACAGATGACTTAGCTTAGGGCTGGCAagtcgtgcggattgggtcgttatcgggtcaacctgataatgacccaacccaataaggcctaacctgaacccgacctgttaaggaaactgtaaatccgaacacgaacccgacctgctaccttcaaatccgaacacgacccgcacccgacacgaacccgttatcgacacgatataatatgggttgacacgacacgataacaacccgaacctgatattacacgattaaaacctaatattacacgattaaaccttaatttttaacctaatttacacaattaaaattcgttttatactatttaaacctaatttataagaaattaaaacattaaagtaatatatatttttttaaataataataaaaataataatattatttcttaatgggttacccgtatccgacccgcatccgacccgaacccaacccgaaattatcgggttcttaatgggtcaacccgataaggacacggatccaataagacttgaccccaacccaataatttcgtgcggattcgtgtcggattatcgtgtcgtgtcgaaaattgccagccctaagtCTTAGCTTAGAAGAAAATGAATTGGGTGATTAATTTACACATACTTTTAACTATCATTGGGAGCAAAAAATATAGagataatatacttaaattatcTGGCATTTCTCACTTTGCTGACATATTCTTTGacttctttaattaattaaatttctccATGTTGTGATAAATAAACTATTTAATTATCACTATACATAGATAATTTGAAAGGTCTAATACATAAAAGTTAAAAAGGCTATATTTATAGATCAATTGAAGGGTCTAATATAAAGGGGTGTGTGTGTCTATTGTTTAAAATTGTGTAGAATACAATCTGAACAGTTGGTATAAGCTGAAAGGTCTAATTATAAAGGTTAAATCTAGAGgcctataacaaaaaaaaaaaaatccttttTAGGataaaatttgaccaatcagCATGAAATGGATAAGATGaagtagtaggagtattaaattatttaactttgtatTTGGATTAATTGACGTTTTTCTACTGAATGATTCTTAATACTGATTGACGTGTAAAATCAACTAAATATGTAGTACAAGCATAGTATTTTCTTTGAAAATACACTTGTATTTGGTAATTATAGTCATTAAATATTTTGTAAGCATTCTTAAAggtacaaaaaaaaagaaattttccttttaatttatttagaaataattttagaaaaacccaaaaatatgATTTAGTAGTGATGTTAATGCATTTATAACTAAGATCTAAGAAGTTCCATTAATAGTTTAAACTTTttctaagaaaaagaaaaggaagaaaaagaaaaattgaaaaacataaTGTGAAAAGGGGAAAACATAATCTTTTGCGACGGGTCTATGCAACATGTTCATGCACGTATGTTCTACGTGGTTACTTCCTGACATACTTTGATGGATCACATTCCATTTATACTATTTTTCCGTTcattaggtcatccacaacgttgttcctatactgttccttaaaccactatttgagggctccactgtacttttttactccattctttaactaaggaacggaacctgcaaccctccgttccttaaccgttccttaaattactattcattcaatttcattttttttttatttccaaccaaattcaatttaaataaacacactttattaaaaaacacacaacattaaaaaaaatttaaacttttagaaaaataaaaagcacacaattaaaatcctaaaaaatgaaaagcacacaattaaaatcctaaaaaaataaaagtacacagttttaataatttcatccaccaaaatttgcccaaatgtgctcaattagatcctgttgtagttgggtgtgggcactagagtcgcgtgtccttgcacgaatagataaccgttcttgtatagacggatgcgctccacttcgaggcggactacttgcggttgagcttccgggggattcgtcgtcgaaccaatttcccgcctcgggtccttcgtcttggacaatcatgttgtgc
This sequence is a window from Salvia splendens isolate huo1 chromosome 5, SspV2, whole genome shotgun sequence. Protein-coding genes within it:
- the LOC121802912 gene encoding uncharacterized protein LOC121802912, which gives rise to MEQSAVSCSSLISSPNEDEFAVCQILLGLRKLLSLSESLSDHNWGCRRKRSCLVSPPSASSLPENRIEETCLPLKAEEEAAAAVSSPETPLSFPRSECDDRHKHSSKKRLREGYLDMINRLTERKELLSREIKKVKNFHNELKAYNSQLKSFKQAEMRRDHVLRLGGRDIDLNRPAFGDVEVCQPFDAAADKRARSAEARMKRMKIIKNKSRFRKY
- the LOC121801821 gene encoding tubulin beta chain-like, with the translated sequence MREILHIQGGQCGNQIGSKFWEVICDEHDVDTTGKYKGGDGASHIKLDRINVYFNEASEGRYVPRAVLMDLEPGTMDSIRAAPYGQIFRPDNFVFGQSGAGNNWAKGHYTEGAELIDSVLDVVRKEAESCDCMQGFQVCHSLGGGTGSGMGTLLISKIREEFPDRMMLTFSVFPSPKVSDTVVEPYNATLSVHQLVENADECMVLDNEALYDICLRTLKLTTPSFGDLNHLISATMSGVTCCLRFPGQLNSDLRKLAVNLIPFPRLHFFMVGFAPLTSRGSQNYFSLSVPELSLQMWDAKNMMCAADPRNGRYLTASAMFRGKMSTKEVDEQMLHVQNKNSSYFVEWIPNNVKSSVCDIPPTWLKMSSTFVGNSTSIQEMFRRVSEQFTAMFRRKAFLHWYTGEGMDEMEFTEAESNMNDLVAEYQQYQDAVADEEEDYEDGGAQDYEN